In bacterium, the sequence CCCCCGTCAGCCTTTATGCTGCAACGAAGAAGGCTAATGAACTAAATGCCTACACTTATACCCATCTTTATGGTTTGCAAACCGTTGGCTTACGCTTCTTCACTGTCTATGGACCATGGGGGCGCCCGGACATGGCCATGTGGTTGTTTACTGAAGCTATGCTCGCGGGAAAATCCATTATGGTTTTTAACAATGGAGAGATGCGTCGGGACTTCACATTTGTGGATGATATTATCCAAGGTGTCGTGGGTTCGTTATTTGCCGAAAAGTTGGAACCATATGAGATCTTCAATATTGGCAATCATCGTTCCGAAAAACTGCTCGACATGATTGACGCCCTGGGGCAAGCCTTGGGGGTTACTCCGAAAATGGAGTTTTTTCCGCTCCAGCCCGGTGATGTCCCTGTGACCTATGCTGATATTGGCCGAATTCAGAGTAAGTGTGGCTATCAGCCCACTACTCCGATAAGCATCGGCATCCCGAAATTTGTGGAGTGGTACAAGGGGTACATGAGAATTCAGGCTGAGGGAATATAGGAGAATAGATCGGCGCAGGCGGATACATGGCGCAGCTTATGCTTCTATTTTATTGTTTGGGAAAAATAATATTGAAAGGAATATTTCAATGAACACATTATCAATTCATTCTTTTTTCTGGAATCTGTTCTTTGCCCTATTTCTGGAGGTAACCGTTGCCCAAGGGGGCCAGTACTACATTGATTTTCAGGCT encodes:
- a CDS encoding NAD-dependent epimerase/dehydratase family protein; protein product: MKILVTGAAGFIGFHLSNKLLDLGHTVVGLDNFNNYYSVELKRSRHEILEKRSGYTGVEADVCDYNSLTSLFQTHQFDRVCHLAAQAGVRYSITHPFAYQKANSEGFLNILESCRHAKTPRLVFASSSSVYGGNKKLPFSETDPVDTPVSLYAATKKANELNAYTYTHLYGLQTVGLRFFTVYGPWGRPDMAMWLFTEAMLAGKSIMVFNNGEMRRDFTFVDDIIQGVVGSLFAEKLEPYEIFNIGNHRSEKLLDMIDALGQALGVTPKMEFFPLQPGDVPVTYADIGRIQSKCGYQPTTPISIGIPKFVEWYKGYMRIQAEGI